The nucleotide sequence GCGGCCTAATTAAAAAATCTGGACTCATGGATGCATTTGTCATTGAGGCAGGTGAAGATTTGCAAGCCTATGAGTCTTTGCACAAGGCTGCAAAGTTACTGGGCTTCTTAAGTGATTCCATGGAAACAAAAACCTTCAATGAATCCTCCCTGGCATATTGGCAAAGAGTCGGTGAACGACATCTAAAATCCAAAGCTTTCTGAAATATGTTGAAAGGGTAGTATCGTTAATAAGCTCTGTATTCAGTTAATGAGTTTTAAAATATAACATAAGTATAATATTCAGTATTTTCACCTGCCGTATTTACGTGACGATTAAATCAAATCCTGCTACAATTGCTGACGAAGGGTGTGGAGGGATTTAATGAGTTATTTCTCGATAAACGGGCTAATAGGTTTTTTTGATCTTAGAAATATAATCATTGAAAACTCATTAGATCGTCGTGCTTGTATTTTGGAGAAAGAGCTTCCTTATGGCATAAAGTTTTCATTCTTCAATAATTGTTATTATTTTTTTGACTTTTCAGAAGCAGACTTTGCCAAGCCTTTTCTTGATCTAAAAAATCTTGATGAATTCAAAAATGCTAAGAACTCCGTCACATTGCATCTGCAAAAAGAAATGATTAATGCATTTAATGCATACTTGTATATAAACTACAGAGAACTCAATAAAAGCATCCATTACTCTAGTTCTGTTACGCGTTCACAACTCCCGAATGATATTGATCAATTTTTTATACCTAATTCAATTTCAAAAGTAACATTACCGTTATCTTATTATTTAGATAGCTGTGCTATTTTCTCAAGCGAGGCATATAAAATTGCCTCTAAAGCGGTCTACAGTCAAAATCCACATAATAACCGAAAATTCAGCAAAAAATTAATTAGTAAAAGTGTGGGAATGCTTTCTTCGATTTCAGAACATAATCAGATAGATCCATACAACCAAGCTTTCTTTTATATATTAGCACAACTATGGAAAGCAGTTTATTTTAAAAATCATGACCTAAGAATAGAAGCAACAATATTTGCTCGTTGTATTTTTGAATTATTAGTTCAAAGAAAATTTGGCCTTAAGAATAAAGGGTTAACTAAGGCACGTTTTAATAAATATTGCGAATCTAAAGAAGTAAGTTCATTTTTTAAAGATTTTTATGAAACATTAAGAAATCCTTCTGCACACGAACTTAGAATTCCTGAAAAACCTGATGAAATTAATCAGTACCTTAAGTATTTGATCGAATTTTTCAAACGTGATTCAGGCATAGATATTAAGAATATCTTGAGGTGATAAATGGGTATATTTCAATGGAAAGAAATAATCTCTTATGCACATTTGACGTCTTTATGATTATGATGATTGTTATTACTCCGGAAGTAAAACAGTTGTCGAATGTTTGTGACGAAACTAGCATCTCTCAAGGAAATTCTAATTTAGAAAGCTAACTGTTTGCTAGCCGGAGTAATATCCTATTTTTTGGTGGCACTTTTTCTCTAATTTTTTGGTTCTTTAAAAAAACTAGAACGATTGGTCTAATCGAATATAGTACTGTATTATTTTCTATTTTTTCTGGCTCAATTTTAGGTTATTTATCCACTAATAACAGAGCTCCATTAAATACTGTAATTTTAATAACTTTCATTTTTACTTCCATACCTTTTTTTACTCATAAGTTAGTACATAATTCCAATAAAAAAACTCTTATGTTAATAAACACGAGTATGGCGTTATTATTTTTCCTATTTTATAGCATTGTAGGTGCAGAGATTAGACAGTCTGAAAAAGAGTTATGCAGCACGATAAATGATTCATCCAAAGGAACTAATATTGGTAAAGATAAATCTCCTAGTAAACCCTCCCCGATGAATATTAAATTTCCACATCTACCCCAGGATTCATATTTTTTGGAAGAGTAAAGAGTAAAATATATATTAAACTCATTAACTGGACAGTGTCCATTGGATATTTTTACGTGTTGCTGATTACCTCTGCCTCAATATAAAAGAGCAACCTCACTCGTTATTTTTGGCAGTTGGTTGAAATGTAAGAAGAAACAGTTCAAAATTTAAGACTCAGTTCATGCAAAGAAGTAATTTCAAAATAATTCACCTAGGACTTTCTCACTCAAAAGTTATCATAACCCTTTTCGATTAACCCCCCAAGCACACTACTCTTCATCTTTTGAAAAAATATCGGGCAGTGTGATTAGGATGTATATAATGGTGAATTTGGCACCGTCAAGTTAATTGGTTAGGCTTATAAAAATCCCATATCCTCTATATTTTAGGCACAGATAATTCCATAATCTGCCTCATCCCAGATGGATTTGGCAACTGTGAAATTTGCTCTCTGAGATGGTGCTTTCTTTGAATATTTGCCTACCTCTGCTGAGAAAATGTTTCTTACTTTTCCCATGAGAGATAAGGTTCTTTGTACTCCTTGTGGGGATTTGAATTTAATAAGACATTTCTCTTTTTTACGGGTAGGCTAATGGGCGTTTTCAACACGATTATTTAACCCCTTATGAGTGTCAATGGTCCTGTAAAATCCCCAGGTAAAGTCCCTCAAAAATCCCCCCCCTAAAAGAGGAGGTAGGAGAGGATACTGAGTTCCATGATGTAAAATATTATGGAACAGACAATGATAGGATTAGCGATGCATACAACAATATTAACTTTATGGAAGCAAGGGAACAGTAAGAATGAGATTGCCCGAGTCACAGGCAAAGATCGTAAAACAGTTCGACGGATAATAAAGAAGTACGAAGGCACGAAAGAAGAAATACCAGCCATAGTGCAAAAAGCCAGTGCACTACAGGCATACCATACAGAGATCATTTCTTTTCTAGAGTCAGGATTGAGCGCTGTAAGAGTCCATGAGAAGCTGCAAGATCTGGGATGTCCCATTGGGTATTCGGGGGTAAAAAAATATGTTGCCAAGATAAAGCTTCATTCGAACATTTGTGTCAGATTTCACAGTGAACCAGGAGAAGAAGCCCAGGTAGATTTTGGATACGTAGGACTCATACCAGACCCCAAGAGGGGTGCTGGAAGGAAGAAAGCCTGGGTTTTTAATATGCGTTTGAGTTATTCCCGACTTGATTATTATGAAGTTGTTTTAGATCAAAAGGTAGAGACATTCATTCGGTGTCACGAAAATGCTTTTCGGTCATTTGGAGGTATTCCCAAAGTGGTCAAAATAGATAATCTTAAGGCAGCGATACTGGAGGCCCATTTTTATGAGCCCCTCTACCAAAGGCTCTACAAGCAGTTTGCAGATCATTGTGGTTTTTATCCCTTGCCCTGTCGAGTGAGACAACCGCAAGAAAAAGGAAAGGTTGAATCAGGGATAAAATACATAAAGAACAATTTTTTTGCTGGACGCTCGTTTAAGAGCTTTGAGGATCTCTGTACTCAACTAAGGCAGTGGATGGATGACTATTGTCAGGAAAGGGTTCATGGAACGACAAAAGAAAAGCCTCGTGTGTTATTTGAGACAAAAGAACAAGAGGTGTTGAAGAGGATTCCCCTCAATCCTTTTTACATGGGTACCAGGGGGCAAAGAAAAGTCCAGAAAGACTGTCATGTCGTTGTGGATCATAATTTTTACTCTGTGCCCTTTGAGCATGTGGGGAAGGTCGTTGAAGTACAGGAAGACTCGAGAGAAGTGAAGATTTTTTATGAAGACAAACAAGTGGCCCTCCATATCCGACAAAATGGCAAGGGCAGGTTCTCGACCCAAACATCCCATTACCCTAGGTATAAATATTACACTCCTGACTCCCCCGAGTATCTTTCCCTTTATCAGAACAAAATGACCTCCCTTGGAAAAGAGACAGAAGATCTGTTCTCTCTCATTGTTCAAGAACATCCCCGGGATTGGTACAGGATTGTAAAAGGCATTTTAGGTCTCCGAAAGCACTACAGCGATGAGGTCATCAATTTAGCCAGCAAAAGAGCTATGGCCTTTGGGATCACCCAGTACAAAAAGATAAAAAGGATCTGTGAGAGTGGATGTTATAGATTGCCCTTGTCTTCAAAAGGCCAGGAGGTCACATGGAAAGCATAAAGCAAACCCTGAGAGAGTTTAAGCTGGCAGGAATGCTTATGTCTCTGGAGGAAAGGATTGTGTATGCTAATGAGAAGCAGCTTTCCTATCAACAGTTCTTGGGGCTTTTATGTGAAGATGAAGCTAACAACCGACGGGACAACAGCTATAAAAAGAGATACGTAAAAGCAAAACTTCCCAATCATAAAACAGTAGAAGACTTTGATTTTGCGTTCCAACCTTCTCTGCCTAAAAAGCAAATTAATGACGCTTTAACGTGCCAGTTTATAAAAGAGAAACGGAATTTAATTTTTGTTGGAAATCCTGGCACAGGAAAAACGCATTTATCAACAGCTATTGCCTTAAGGGCCCTATCTAAAGAATTTAAGGTTCTGTTTACGACCGTTTCTGAAATGCTGTATCAATTGCATGTGGCAAAGGCCGACAACTCTTATTACAAAAAGTTGGGAGAATACCTATCCCCTGATTTATTGGTTCTTGATGAGTTAGGGTTTAAGAAATTCCCTCAGTACTCTGTAGATGATTTTTTTGAGGTAATATCCAAACGTTATGAAAAGGGCTCTTTAATTATTACAACTAATAAGCCTTTTGAGCAGTGGAGCAACATCTTTGGAGATAACACTTTAGCTGAGGCCATCCTTGATAGGGTCGTCCATCATTCCATGGTTTTTACTATTAAAGGTCCTAGTTATCGGAGTAAATCTGTTAGAAAAAAGGAGGCGGAAATGACGTAAAAATAATTCCCTAGGGGGGGGATTTTTGAGGGACTTTACCTGGGGATTTTACAGGGCCATTGACATGAGAACGATGATCCGTATTCCGAGTCATATAACGTATGGGCTTGGTATAATTTTTTAGCTTCACGTGGCTCTGGATAAGCTCCTAATAAACGGCTTAGAAAACGAATTTCGGCTTTCTTATTTCGGCGTTTTTGGAGAAATATATCCAGTTCATGCCCCTCAGAATCGACCGTTCTCCACAGAATGAAGTGAACATCATTGAGTTTGATGGTCACTTCATCAAGATGCCATCTGTTCTTGAATATCACGGTAGCTGTGATTGAATCGGTGGTAAAGCCATACGGCATGACTGATAATGGAAATTGGAAAACGATGACATCGAGATGCTATTAATAAGGACATGGTGATTACCTTCATATTAAAATTCGAACATAACACAAATCCATATTAACTTGACGATGCCTATCCCCTCAAATTACTCTTCTAAGTCTTAAAAAACTTCTCTTCCATTCTGCCTTTGATTTATTCAGACCTCTCTATGAAATAAATGCCATTTACGATTAAACTGCACGAACCATTTCAACTTTTTCTGGAAGATCATATTTTGAATGATCCAGTTTTGCTACATTGATATTGTGATCTTTAAATTGGGAGATTATATTTGAAAACAGTTGAGTTTTTATCATATCTCTACCCTCTGTAATATTAGAAAGCCAAAATGTTAGGCTAAGAGCAACAGCATCATAGTGTACATTTTTGATATATGCTGAAGGAGAAGGTGTTTCTAACACAAGTTGATGCTCAAGAGCGCTGTTTTTCATTAATAAAAGAGCGTCTTCTGTATTAGATTCATAATCTATTTTAATCTCAATATTTAATGCTGCTTTTGTATCAGAGTAGGTCCAGTTGATAACACGGTTGGCTAAAAGCTCATCATTTGGAATAATGACCTCAATACCAGTCTCTGTTCGTAGCAAGGTATACCTTGCACCTGTATATCGCACATATCCCATGGTACCATCTGAAAGCTCTATTAAATCATTACCTTCAATTGATTTTTCAGAAAGCAAAATTAGGCCGCTAATGAAATTCGAAGCTACTTTTTGAAGACCGAAACCAATTCCAATTCCAATGGCACCGCTAAAAATAGTGAACGTAGCAAGGTCCAAACTTAATATGTCTAAAGATACAATAAAAACTATGGTGTAAGTTAAGATTTGCACACCCTTTATAATGAGGGTCTTTTTTGAGTTGTTTATATAGTTCGTTGAATTTATTTTTGTTTCTACTTTTTCTAAAAATATGGACGCCAAAGATAAAAGCGTTATAAACGTTATTATGCCCTTTAATAAGAACCATATAGATATTTTCACACCAGCAACATTAAAAGTTAAATTCTGAAGGTTATTAAAAAGATCTGAGTACTGAGAGCCAAAAAGTAAAAAAATTAAGGCTGCGGAAACAAGTGCAACTAAAAATAATTTTGAAACATAAGAGATTTGTTTTCTATTGAGCATTAAAAAGGCTTTTCATTTATTAATCTTAATGATTTACCTTTACTCTACCTAAAGTGGTTTTGAAAGTTAAAAACTAGTTTTTTCATCTAAATATCTTGAAAAATAGGAGCGAGCAATTTACACTTAATGAATTAAGAAACAAAATTCTGTTTCAGAGACTGAACGCGAACTTTTAGAAAACTTAGAAACGCATCGTATCTTCTCAGAAAACATTCAAGAATAGCTGATCGCTTCAGTCTCTTTGATGGTAGTTGGAAATTTATTATTCTTCTTTTTGCATTTCTTCGTGGTTTGATGTTTTTAAATTTTTAGTATCTTACTCCAAGATTAAACCTCTTACTCTTATATTCTTTTGAAGCCTGCTTTATCTTGAGTGTCTCACCTTACAGGCCCAAATTATTATGGGTCAAAATCGATTCTCTGATCGAAGTTGAATTCGAGCAGAAAATTATTATTAAATAAACCTAAAATCCGAATCACAGACCCGCCAGCTTAATAAATTTATAGCCTAGGAATTAGCACAACTTATAAAAATTCGAAATTAAATAAATACTATAAGAGATAATTACAATGTGCCATATCACAAGAGCGATCGAGCAGCTTTCTCTTTCATTATGCAACCAAGCATTTTGACGAAGCACTTTCTGAAAGCAATCTAGAAGAAAAACCTGGTTCAAGTGAACATAGAATTATACCTCTGAGGCTCTTGCGGATTATACCAATGAGTGAAAAAATGCACCTACCTGACACCATATTCACATTGATTCCAACCATCAAATGTATATCAAATCTTTTGGTGAAGAGGGGAGCGTCATTAGAAAGAGTTTTTAAAGCTATTCATCCGACCGTGGATCAAGTTCTGACGCAATAGGTGTTGTGCCTGGAAGAACAACAAAATCTTGATGATCTTCTACAGCCGATGGTATACGGGTACTGACTCGGTATATTAAATAAGCTGCTAATCCTACCGAGATAAAGATAAAATATATAAACAACCCTCCGCTTCCAAAAAAACTCATAAATACAGAAGCAAATATAGGGCCAAAAATTGCCCCTATCCCATAAGCCAACATGAGCCCTTGCGTGGCAGAAACAATGTCAGCATGTTCAAGAACATCACATGTATGGCTTATGCTGACAGGGTATAAAGCAAAAGAGGCGCCGCCAAAAATGAAGATCAGGATATTGATACTTTGTACAGATTGATTTGATATCGTTATAATGAAAAGCTCAATTGCTAATAATAAAAAGCAAAGAAAAATTAACATTTTTCTTCTATCAACCAAATCAGACAAACGCCCAATTGGATACTGTAAAGCGGTGCCACCAGCAATAAGTAAAAACATAATTAAGGCTGTTACAGAGACATCATTAAGCATTGTTTGAGTATATAAAGGAAGCAACCCTAACACTGATCCTAATAAAAGCCCCGAACATGTACATGATACAATGCCGGTGGGCGATAATTTATAGAGTTGAATTAAAGTCAAAGCTGACGGTTCTTCAATGGTTGGGTTCCCAACTTTGGTAATTGCAAGGGGTATAACTGAAAGAATTACAAAAATTGTGGCAATCGAAAAAGGAGTTAAACTATCTATATTAAAAACATTTAACAAAAATTGCCCAGAAGCAGAGGCACCGTAAAGCGCAATCATATATAAAGCTAGAAATTGACCGCGCGTCTTTACTGTACTATGCCCCAACAGCCAGCTTTCTACTACAATATATAGACCAGCTAGGCAATACCCACTAATGGCACGTAATAATATCCAATACCATAAAGAATAAAACAGCCCCTGAGAAAGCATAACAACAGCTGTAAGAGAAGCAAAAGCAGCATAAGCACGAATATGACCAACCCTTAAAATAAAATTTGCATTTTTAAAGGCACCAAGTGCCATACCCGTATAGTATGCGGATGTGATGAGGCCAATATTCAAAGAAGAAACGCTTTCCATTTCTAAGCGAATAGGAATAAACGTACCAAAAAGACCAACGCCATTCATTAAAAAAAACATACTTAAAAGAGGCGGAATAACGGAACAAAATATTTTAGGTGTCATGATTAACGTTCCACTTTTATACAATGTTGATATCCTCTTCTAATCCTTTCATCATAAGGAAGGAGCAGATAAGTTTCGTACCTTTATCATGGATCTAAAATAGTTAATACTTATTAAATTCTGAGGCCAGCTAATACACTTAAATTGTAAAATATCAGACACTTAATTTTTCAATGCATGCTCCTATCATTTTTAGATGTGATCATTTGGAATATTCAACAGTTTGATGATGCCAATACTAATTTTCTTTCAAAGCCTACCTATGGTAAAAATATTCAGTTCTTAAAAAAATCTACACTCTTTCCTTTTACATCTATAATTTTTAAGGCTACACTGTTCAAATGTGAGAAAGAATATAGCAGGGGGATCTTGATGCCAAATAATAAATTTCTAGAATTGCAAAACGTAATAATAAAAACTTACGGCGATTTTTATGATCAAGTTCTAGAATATATCCCACAAATTTTTCTTGCAATTTTCTTATTTTTGTTTGGTTTGATGTTCGCACATTTGTTGCGAATAATTACTAGAAAATTTTTAAAGGGTTTTGACTCTCTTATAAAGAGGTTAGCACTTTTTTTTGGCTTAAAGTCACTAAACTCCAAGCATTCATATGAAATCCTTATTAGTAAATTTGTATTCTGGTTGGTATTAATCTTCTTTATTGCTTCAAGTGCTAATGTGCTTGGCTGGAAAATTATTACAAAACTTGTTGATAGTTTTATGATGGTGTTACCAAATTTAGTTACTTTTTTTCTAATTGTTATGGTTGGCTTTTTACTAAGTATGGGAGTAAGAACAACAGCTCAAAAACTATTATATTCTGCTGGCTTTGCAAAAAGTGAAATTATTGCTCAATTAATCCAAGCGCTTGTCTTATTCACCGCAATAATAATAGGAGTCGAACAAATAGGGCTCCATGTTCAGTTTCTAACGATGATAATAATTGCAATAATTTCTATAGTTTTTGCGGGTGTAAGTCTTGCTTTTGGACTTGGGGCGAAAACCTTTGTCTCTAATATTATTTCCGCACAATATATAAATAAGCACTGTGATATAGATGATTTTGTGCAAGTTGGAGAAGTGGAAGGAAAGCTCATAGAAATTACTCAAACTTTCTTAATCTTAGAAACACAAAAAGGTAGAACAATGGTTCCAGCAAAATATTTTCATGAAAATGTCAGTACTTTTTATAGAAAAGATACAATTTAAAATGTTTTCTAAAGTGCTTTAAATATGCCTAACAATAAGAAAGATTTTGCTCTTACTTTTACACAATCACACCCTGACATAGTGGCAAAGGAGTTAGAAAAAATGCCTCCATATAAGGTGGCTTCTTTTTTAAAAAGTATTCCTATTTCCGTAGCCCCTCAAGTTATAGAAAAAATGCTTTCAAAGAAAGTTGCCGAAATATGCAATATATTAGAACCTGAAAAAACAACTAAATTTCTAACTCTTATGGAGATTCACTCAGTTATATCAGTATTAAGACATCTAGATCCTGAAAGGCGTCGTTCCATTCTTGCACACTTACCCTCTAAGCTCAGATTATGCTGTAAAATCCTTTTGCGATATTCAGATAATAGTGTTGGTGCTTGGGCTTATCCACAACCAAATATCATTCCATTTGATTACACTGTCGCTGAAGCACTTCAGTTAATTAAAAACACACAAAATAGAATACCTTCCAATATTATTTTTATCGTTAATCGCTATAAAGCCTTTATAGGATTCGTGGATACATATAAATTACTTCAATCACCACCGGATGCTTTAATTGAAGCTCTCACGAAAGAAAGTGAATATTGTTTGTACGGAACTATGAAGCTTGATTCTATCCTTAATCATCCAGGATGGGAGTATTTCGATGTTCTTCCCGTATTAACCAGTGATCAAAAAATTATTGGGGAATTACCATACCGAACCCTCAGAAAAGCTCTAGAAACTTCTAATGAACAAAGAGAAGCTATATTTACCGAGGACATGATTGCTCCAGTTTGGAAGATATATAGTTCAATATCGTTTTCTTTTATAAATTTACTGAGTTCATTCCTTGAGCAAAAAAATGAATTTTCCAAGAAATAGGTGTTTTAGATGCCACAACCAAACCTAAAAGTAACTATAGAAAAGCTCAATAAGATTTTTATAACCAGCTATCCTATTGAAGCAGCTAGAAAATTTGAAACCATGACTCCCTCAGCTGCTGCAAACATCCTTAGTAAGCATCCTATCTGTGATGTTAGTTGCGTTTTTTCTTTTATTACTCCTGGTATAGGAAAATTAATTCTGCTGCTTTTGCCAAAAACTATGGCTTGCGAGCTATTAATGCACTTAGAACCAAATTATGTAGCAATACTTCTAAGGCTTTTGAATAAAAAACAGCAAGATGCCTATCTTAGAAACTTAGATCAAAGCATTTCACGGGAAATAAAGGAAATTTTAGGATACCCACAAAACACGGCAGGAGCAATGATGGAAGCGAGCTTCGTCGGATTTAATAAGAATGCCTCTGTGAAAGATATTTTGTTATTTTTCCAACAACAAAAATTAGACAAAGTTGATCATATTCTTCTTCTTAATGATCAGCTTGAATTAGTGGGAAAAATTAATGTCGGTCGTCTAGTATTAGCAGACAAGAATCTAAAATTATTTTCACTTTCTGAGCCAGTTAGCGTTTCTTTTTCTGCACTTGATTCTAGAGAAAAAGTCATAAAAGTATTTGAAAAAACAAAATTAGATTTTGTACCAGTTTTAGATGCAAATAATAGGGTTATAGGCGTTATACAATCATACATGCTCATAGAAGCTATAAAAGAAGATATTGTTTCTGATATTCAAACCATGGTAGGTGCAAATAAAGAGGAAAGCGCTCTATCTAGTAGCTTCTTCTCTGTTAGGAAAAGATTACCATGGATGGAGATTAATTTACTTACCGCCTTTCTTGCAGCAGCAGTAGTGGGTATTTTTGAAGAAACGATCGCAAAATATACGGCCTTAGCTGTTCTTTTACCTGTTGTAGCAGGGCAGTCTGGTAATGCGGGTGCTCAAGCATTAGCTATTACTATGCGTAGTCTTATTTTAAGAGAAATCACTACAAACCAGTGGCTCAAAATAGCACTAAAAGAATTTAATACTGGCCTTATGAATGGCATATTAATAGCCTTAACTTGCGCAGTTGCAGTTTTTATTTGGAGTAAAAATATTGGCCTTTCTTTAGTAATCACTCTTTCCATGATAGTTTCCATGATTATTGCAAGCGTTGCAGGAGCGCTTGTTCCTATAGTTTTAAAAAAACTAAGACAAGATCCAGCTCAATCATCTTCTATCATACTAACTACTATTACAGATGTAGCAGGGTTTATGTCCTTCCTTGGAATCGCAACAAGCCTGCATAGGTTTCTTTTATAAATAATTGGACACTTCGATAAACTACTTGAAAAAGGAATGTTATGTGATTGAATTGTGAAAGGAAATAAAACTTTGGGGAGAAGAATGTACTTGCAACCAAATTGTTTAGACCTAGCAAATAGAGGGCACCTCTATTAACCTCTCTACATGGTTTAACCATTTGATACAATGCGATAGTTGCATTTTTGTTGAGCCTTTATAAATATCACAGCCCGTTTTTTCTCAAGAAATCCATTAACAATAACGAGCTTCCAGCAAATGTTCCTATAGACAAGAGTAGCAACGACATGACAGTTTTGAAATACATCAACAATGGATCGAACAAAGAACAGTAGATAGAAATTCGCCAAAACAAACACCTAAACAACATGATTGAGTATTATCATCGGTTTATAAAAAAAGAACGAGG is from Alphaproteobacteria bacterium and encodes:
- a CDS encoding MFS transporter is translated as MTPKIFCSVIPPLLSMFFLMNGVGLFGTFIPIRLEMESVSSLNIGLITSAYYTGMALGAFKNANFILRVGHIRAYAAFASLTAVVMLSQGLFYSLWYWILLRAISGYCLAGLYIVVESWLLGHSTVKTRGQFLALYMIALYGASASGQFLLNVFNIDSLTPFSIATIFVILSVIPLAITKVGNPTIEEPSALTLIQLYKLSPTGIVSCTCSGLLLGSVLGLLPLYTQTMLNDVSVTALIMFLLIAGGTALQYPIGRLSDLVDRRKMLIFLCFLLLAIELFIITISNQSVQSINILIFIFGGASFALYPVSISHTCDVLEHADIVSATQGLMLAYGIGAIFGPIFASVFMSFFGSGGLFIYFIFISVGLAAYLIYRVSTRIPSAVEDHQDFVVLPGTTPIASELDPRSDE
- a CDS encoding magnesium transporter; its protein translation is MPNNKKDFALTFTQSHPDIVAKELEKMPPYKVASFLKSIPISVAPQVIEKMLSKKVAEICNILEPEKTTKFLTLMEIHSVISVLRHLDPERRRSILAHLPSKLRLCCKILLRYSDNSVGAWAYPQPNIIPFDYTVAEALQLIKNTQNRIPSNIIFIVNRYKAFIGFVDTYKLLQSPPDALIEALTKESEYCLYGTMKLDSILNHPGWEYFDVLPVLTSDQKIIGELPYRTLRKALETSNEQREAIFTEDMIAPVWKIYSSISFSFINLLSSFLEQKNEFSKK
- a CDS encoding mechanosensitive ion channel; this encodes MLNRKQISYVSKLFLVALVSAALIFLLFGSQYSDLFNNLQNLTFNVAGVKISIWFLLKGIITFITLLSLASIFLEKVETKINSTNYINNSKKTLIIKGVQILTYTIVFIVSLDILSLDLATFTIFSGAIGIGIGFGLQKVASNFISGLILLSEKSIEGNDLIELSDGTMGYVRYTGARYTLLRTETGIEVIIPNDELLANRVINWTYSDTKAALNIEIKIDYESNTEDALLLMKNSALEHQLVLETPSPSAYIKNVHYDAVALSLTFWLSNITEGRDMIKTQLFSNIISQFKDHNINVAKLDHSKYDLPEKVEMVRAV
- a CDS encoding DDE-type integrase/transposase/recombinase, which encodes MTIKLNDVHFILWRTVDSEGHELDIFLQKRRNKKAEIRFLSRLLGAYPEPREAKKLYQAHTLYDSEYGSSFSCQWPCKIPR
- a CDS encoding mechanosensitive ion channel, producing the protein MLLSFLDVIIWNIQQFDDANTNFLSKPTYGKNIQFLKKSTLFPFTSIIFKATLFKCEKEYSRGILMPNNKFLELQNVIIKTYGDFYDQVLEYIPQIFLAIFLFLFGLMFAHLLRIITRKFLKGFDSLIKRLALFFGLKSLNSKHSYEILISKFVFWLVLIFFIASSANVLGWKIITKLVDSFMMVLPNLVTFFLIVMVGFLLSMGVRTTAQKLLYSAGFAKSEIIAQLIQALVLFTAIIIGVEQIGLHVQFLTMIIIAIISIVFAGVSLAFGLGAKTFVSNIISAQYINKHCDIDDFVQVGEVEGKLIEITQTFLILETQKGRTMVPAKYFHENVSTFYRKDTI
- a CDS encoding ATP-binding protein, whose product is MESIKQTLREFKLAGMLMSLEERIVYANEKQLSYQQFLGLLCEDEANNRRDNSYKKRYVKAKLPNHKTVEDFDFAFQPSLPKKQINDALTCQFIKEKRNLIFVGNPGTGKTHLSTAIALRALSKEFKVLFTTVSEMLYQLHVAKADNSYYKKLGEYLSPDLLVLDELGFKKFPQYSVDDFFEVISKRYEKGSLIITTNKPFEQWSNIFGDNTLAEAILDRVVHHSMVFTIKGPSYRSKSVRKKEAEMT
- a CDS encoding IS21 family transposase — translated: MHTTILTLWKQGNSKNEIARVTGKDRKTVRRIIKKYEGTKEEIPAIVQKASALQAYHTEIISFLESGLSAVRVHEKLQDLGCPIGYSGVKKYVAKIKLHSNICVRFHSEPGEEAQVDFGYVGLIPDPKRGAGRKKAWVFNMRLSYSRLDYYEVVLDQKVETFIRCHENAFRSFGGIPKVVKIDNLKAAILEAHFYEPLYQRLYKQFADHCGFYPLPCRVRQPQEKGKVESGIKYIKNNFFAGRSFKSFEDLCTQLRQWMDDYCQERVHGTTKEKPRVLFETKEQEVLKRIPLNPFYMGTRGQRKVQKDCHVVVDHNFYSVPFEHVGKVVEVQEDSREVKIFYEDKQVALHIRQNGKGRFSTQTSHYPRYKYYTPDSPEYLSLYQNKMTSLGKETEDLFSLIVQEHPRDWYRIVKGILGLRKHYSDEVINLASKRAMAFGITQYKKIKRICESGCYRLPLSSKGQEVTWKA
- a CDS encoding magnesium transporter; this encodes MPQPNLKVTIEKLNKIFITSYPIEAARKFETMTPSAAANILSKHPICDVSCVFSFITPGIGKLILLLLPKTMACELLMHLEPNYVAILLRLLNKKQQDAYLRNLDQSISREIKEILGYPQNTAGAMMEASFVGFNKNASVKDILLFFQQQKLDKVDHILLLNDQLELVGKINVGRLVLADKNLKLFSLSEPVSVSFSALDSREKVIKVFEKTKLDFVPVLDANNRVIGVIQSYMLIEAIKEDIVSDIQTMVGANKEESALSSSFFSVRKRLPWMEINLLTAFLAAAVVGIFEETIAKYTALAVLLPVVAGQSGNAGAQALAITMRSLILREITTNQWLKIALKEFNTGLMNGILIALTCAVAVFIWSKNIGLSLVITLSMIVSMIIASVAGALVPIVLKKLRQDPAQSSSIILTTITDVAGFMSFLGIATSLHRFLL